The segment GCCGAAATACGACTCGTTGAACCCTCCCAACTCCTCGAAGCACCGCCGACGCACGAGCGCCGCGCTGGCGATGATCTTGTTGGCGTACACCAGGGCGAGCAGGACGTCGCCGGTCTCGGTGCGGGGGAACTCGAACCCGAGCGGCGACCCCGCGGTCTCGGCGCCCTGCCCGTCGATGAACGCCCCGTCGGTGTGGACAAGGCCCACGTCCGGCCGCTCGTCCATCATCCTTACCTGCTCAGCCAGCTTTTCGGGATGCCAGAGGTCGTCGTCATTGAGCACGGCGACAAACTCTCCCGTCGCGTGCTTCAGCGCCTCGTTGAGCGCGCCGTAAGTCCCCAGGTTCCTCTCGTTGAAGACGCAGTTGACGGGCACGGGACACGAGTCACGGAGCCACTCGCGGGTGCCGTCGGTCGAGCCGTCGTCAACCGCGACGACCTCATAGTCAGTGAACGTCTGGGCGGCGACACCCTCGACCGCGGCGGGCAGGTACGCGATGTGGTTGTAGCAAGTGAGGAGGACGGAGACGCGCGGCATCGGGTCAGGGCAAGCGGACTTCGACGCTCCAGTCGGTCAGGTCAAGGTCGGGGTCGGGACAGTCGCCGCGCGGTTCCAGGGTGCCCTGGTTCGCGTTTGTGAACGTCTGGTTGGCCCGGAGCCGGACAAGGAACGGGCTGTTGATCTGGGTTGTCACCGTCGAGTCGCCCAAAGCGTCCCACAGACGCCCGCCCCCGCTGACGTTCTGGTTGTTCATCGTGAGGAAGTTCACCTGGACGCTCTTGATCGTGTCCACCTGGCCGGCCGGGACAAGCTGGGACAAATCGACCTCAAACGACATGGTCTTGTCGTTGTCCCCCAGGGTCTGGTAGTTGACCGGGGCGCCGACGTAGAACGACTGGTTCAGCGTCGCGTCATTGAACTGCCAGATCTGGTACTGCGGGGACGCCAATGGGTTCCACAGGATGTAGTGGGTGCAACCGCCGGCGACAAAACCGTTGCCACCGGGCTGGACGACGGGGAACGGCCCGTCGGTCGTCGGGTTCTCGTCCGTGTTCAGCTTCAGGGCAACGATGTAGATGTACGGGAGGCCCGACTCACCGGGGCCCAAGCCCGTCCGGAAGTGACCGTCGGTCGTCATGGTGAAGACGAGCCGGGTCGTCCGGCCCGCCGAACTCGACGGGTACTTGGCGCACCCACTCACGACCAAGGCGAGGACAAGGGCGGCGATCCAGCGCATCACGCCTCCGGCACCACGATGAAGAGGATGCGACGGCACTGCTCGCACTGGGCCGGCCGGCCGCTCCTGATCGCGTCAAGGGCCTTCTCGGGGACATGCATCCCGCAGTGTTGGCACCGGTCCTGCGGCGTCACCGTCGCCATCGCGGTGTTGCCTGTCTTGGCCCTGACCGCCTCATAAGTCCGGAGCAGGCCGGGGTCGACCGCTTTCGCCGCATCCGGCCGCTTGGCGGCGGCCTGCTTGTACTCGGCCTCTAGCCGGGCGTGTTCGGCCTTGGCGGCCTCCTGCTTGGCCAACCCCGCCTGCCGAAGTTCGGCGACCTTGGCCTCCGCCTGCTTCACTTTGTCCCGTAAGGGCTTCGCCTGTCCGCGGAGGGCAGTGGCTTTGTCGTCCAGGGTGATGACCAGGCCCGTGAGCATCTCGATCTCCTTTTGGACGTTTTCAACTTCCCGGGAGTTCGTGATCGAACCGTCGTAGAGCTGCTTCTCGTAGCGGGCCAACTTCTCCTCGTCGGCTTTTTGGGCCGTCTCGGTCTCCTCGGTTTCTCGTTGGACCTGGGCCAGTTCATCCTTCACCGGCTTGATCAGGGTCTCCAGGGCCTTGATCTTCGCCGACTCTTCCTTGCCGACGTCCAATGCGGCGGCATGCTGCTTGAGGTCGTACAGCGCGGCGTCGATCAGATGGAGCTTATAGAGCAGATAAAGACCTTCGTCACGCATCGGCCCATTATGGGCGCGGACGGGACCTTGCCGACGGGGCGACTTGGCAGGCGACCAGCCTTTCCCGGTGTTCGCAAAAGACGCACACCGCACGCACGCCGAAGTAATGGGCGGCGTCCACCGCCTGGCCCCAAGTGGCCGGATTGATCTTGCCGTCCTTGCACGTCGAGGCCTCGTGGTCGTACCGGGGGCAGTCACGGCAGTTCATACTAGACTTGGCAATGTTATGGTCGGCGACGCTCCTGCTTGCCGCCTGGGCGCAAGATCCAGGCGTCACCCTGTCCTTTGAAGACGGTGTCTTCACCGTCAAGGGCTCGGCGAGAACCGAACAAGTGTCTACTTTACCAAAGAAAGACGCCTTGGACGTCGAGGAGCAGACGTTCCGCCTGTATCACAAGGACGACATCGTCACCTTTGACAACCGCGGCCTGAGCATCGGCCGTCCGGGCAAGATGCTTTCTTCCAAGTTCACGACGTTCGCCACGAGCAAGCGCCTCTTCTCCGCCAAGGAGATGGCCGAGAACGAGGCGGCGTTCAAGTCGGGCAAGCGGAAGCGGGAAGTCAGCGCCCTGAGCGGATATGTCCTGCAGGGTTCGACACTGTACACGCTGGTGCGGTGGGACGAGCGGGACGGCAAACCTTGGTTCGAGGTCGTCGTGAGCATCGACCTCGACGCGGACGAGCCAGAGTTTGCCTACGCGGGGAGGTTCCGCGGGTTCACCACGGCGACCGGTAAGGTCGGAGACCGACTCTCCTATGTCGGGGGCAAGCTCGTCGCCCTGACCCAGACCCAAGACGGCTTCGGCATCTCGACCCTCGACCCCAAGACCGGTGACTCCCGGTACAAGGCGGTCGGCCCCAAGGTCGGCGACGGACGCCTGGTGCCCGGGTCGACCCATGCCGTCACCATCGACAAGACCCGCTCGGGCTCCTACCGCCTCGGTGTCGTCAACACGGCGACGTGGAGCTACCGCCCGGCGGCCGAGATCCGCGGCAAGATCATGGGACTGCACGCCCCCTGCCTGGTGCAGTACCGCACCCAGCAAGGCCAAATGGTGCTCAACCTGGAATCGGGTGCCGAACTACCGTTGCCCCTGGACTGCAAGATGCAGTCGGTGGACGACGGGCTCCTTGTCTGGGCACCGGCCAAAAAGCCGACCGTCGCGGTGGTCTACGTCCCGGCCACGTTCCGCACCCTTGCCCGCTGGTCCAAGTGAGGCGGACTAGACCGGAGTCATCTGGAGCCAGTCTGGACCGACCTTGGCGTCGACCTCGACGGGCACCGACAGGGGCAGGCAGCCCTCCATCGCCCGGCGGACCGGTCCCATCAACTCCTCACGGTCGTCGGCCATTTCGAAGAGGAGCTCGTCGTGGACCTGGAGAAGCATCCTTGTCGGCGACGGGCCCAAGAGCTTTCTCACGTCCAGCATCGCCAGCTTGATCATGTCCGCCGCCGTGCCCTGTAACGGCGCGTTCATCGCTTGGCGCTCGGCGTACTTGCGCATCTGCTGGTTGCCTGCGTGGATGTCGCTGAAGTACCGCCGCCGGCCGCATGCCGTGACGGTGAAGCCCTTGCTCCGCGCCTCCTCGATGATGCCGTCGGTGTAGGCCTTTACCTTGGGGAAACGCTCGTTGTACTGTTGGATGAGCGCCCGGGCCTCCGCCACCCCGAATCCGACCCCCAATTGGTTCGCCAGACCAAAATCGGTCACGCCATAGAGCACCGCGTAGTTGAGCATCTTGGCCAGGCCTCGCTGGTGTTTGTCCACCGCGTCCTGGCCGACGTTGAACATGAGGGAGGCGGTGACGGTGTGGACGTCGACGCCGGTTTCAAACGCCTGGACCAAAGCTTCGTCGCGGCAGAAGTGGGCCAAGACCCGCAGTTCGATCTGCGAATAGTCGAAGGAGCCAAGGGTCGTGCCAGGTCCGGCGACAAACGCCCGCCGGACCGTCCGGCCCAGCTCAGTCCGGATCGGGATGTTCTGGAGGTTCGGGTCGATGCTGCTCAGCCGGCCCGTCGCCGCGACCGTCTGGTTGTACGTCGTGTGGATGCGCCCGTCCGCCTCGACCATCTTGGGCAGGGCGTCGGCATACGTGCTCTTGAGCTTGGTCAACTCCCGATAGGTAAGGATCTCCCCCGCGACAGGGTACGCCGGGGCAAGCTCCGAAAGAACCTCCGCCCCGGTCGCATAGCCGGTCTTCGTTTTCTTC is part of the Fimbriimonadaceae bacterium genome and harbors:
- a CDS encoding glycosyltransferase translates to MPRVSVLLTCYNHIAYLPAAVEGVAAQTFTDYEVVAVDDGSTDGTREWLRDSCPVPVNCVFNERNLGTYGALNEALKHATGEFVAVLNDDDLWHPEKLAEQVRMMDERPDVGLVHTDGAFIDGQGAETAGSPLGFEFPRTETGDVLLALVYANKIIASAALVRRRCFEELGGFNESYFGSGDWEMWYRVAEKWQVGYVARRLTDYRVHGANASHKLDKIWRDDQMLREWIAPRLETYRGRFPDGDLAAAAAHNWACLGTVRTLNGDPAGGRAAYRESLRLRPGRWQSRARLLATFLPRNLFRRLL